One window of Cumulibacter manganitolerans genomic DNA carries:
- a CDS encoding enoyl-CoA hydratase/isomerase family protein, with product MTTPSTPDPELIGYEVVDRVAVLSMRKAPVNALDDAMLDALHGGLRRADADREVGAIVLTSGLEKVYCGGMDLRWAATTDVLSMRAFIRRLYIGTMDVQYGLSKPTIAAVNAPARGAGMTISVTCDMVVAADDADLGYPEINVGFIAAIHNAHLPRQIGRAKAFEMLIGGEPMSAAEAERRGLINYAVPRAQVREKAIDLGRALAAKSPQLMALARSAFVRQYDLDYRRSVENQVEALCTAFSSPDGQEALRAFVEKRRPVWAAPAARSVVES from the coding sequence ATGACCACGCCGAGCACGCCCGACCCCGAGCTGATCGGCTACGAGGTCGTCGATCGAGTCGCCGTGCTGTCCATGCGCAAGGCACCGGTGAACGCCCTCGACGATGCGATGCTCGACGCGCTGCACGGCGGGCTGCGGCGGGCGGACGCCGACCGCGAGGTGGGCGCGATCGTGCTGACCAGCGGCCTGGAGAAGGTCTACTGCGGTGGCATGGATCTGCGGTGGGCGGCCACGACCGACGTCCTGTCGATGCGCGCGTTCATCCGTCGCCTCTACATCGGCACGATGGACGTGCAGTACGGCCTGTCGAAGCCGACGATCGCCGCGGTCAACGCGCCCGCGCGGGGCGCCGGGATGACGATCTCCGTCACCTGCGACATGGTCGTCGCCGCGGACGACGCCGACCTCGGCTACCCGGAGATCAACGTCGGCTTCATCGCCGCGATCCACAACGCGCACCTGCCGCGGCAGATCGGCCGCGCCAAGGCGTTCGAGATGCTGATCGGCGGGGAGCCCATGTCGGCCGCCGAGGCGGAGCGTCGCGGGCTGATCAACTACGCGGTGCCGCGCGCGCAGGTCCGCGAGAAGGCCATCGACCTCGGCCGCGCGCTCGCGGCCAAGTCACCGCAGCTGATGGCTCTCGCGCGCAGCGCGTTCGTCCGGCAGTACGACCTGGACTACCGGCGGTCGGTGGAGAACCAGGTGGAGGCGCTGTGCACCGCGTTCTCGAGCCCGGACGGGCAGGAGGCGCTGCGCGCGTTCGTGGAGAAGCGCAGACCCGTCTGGGCGGCTCCCGCGGCGCGATCGGTTGTTGAGAGTTAA
- a CDS encoding aminotransferase class I/II-fold pyridoxal phosphate-dependent enzyme, producing MEFRRITGMPPYVFTIIDSLKVEARRAGIDIIDLGFGNPDLPSPQIAVEKLAEAAHNARNHRYSSSRGLPNLRKGFADLYKRRFDVDLDPDTEVISTIGAKEGFSHLMWVLLQPGDAALVPAPSYPIHIWGPLFAGAAVREIAMGTDQDLFGNIVEAYEYSWPKPRVIVLSFPHNPTTATVDLDFFQRVVDFAREREIVVVHDNAYADLGFDGWEPPSILQADGAKECAVELYSMTKSFSMAGWRMAFLAGNREVVAALQKLKSYLDYGAFQPIQIAATVTLQERRTSPERCSQSTSPGATHWSRA from the coding sequence ATGGAGTTCCGTCGCATCACCGGCATGCCGCCGTACGTCTTCACCATCATCGACTCGCTCAAGGTCGAGGCGCGGCGAGCCGGGATCGACATCATCGACCTCGGCTTCGGGAACCCCGACCTCCCCTCGCCGCAGATCGCCGTGGAGAAGCTCGCCGAGGCCGCGCACAACGCCCGCAACCACCGCTACTCGAGCTCGCGTGGCCTGCCGAACCTGCGCAAGGGCTTCGCGGACCTGTACAAGCGTCGGTTCGACGTCGACCTCGACCCCGACACGGAGGTCATCTCGACCATCGGGGCGAAGGAGGGCTTCAGCCACCTGATGTGGGTGCTGCTGCAGCCCGGCGACGCCGCCCTGGTGCCGGCACCGTCGTACCCGATCCACATCTGGGGCCCCCTGTTCGCCGGCGCGGCGGTCCGGGAGATCGCGATGGGCACCGACCAGGACCTCTTCGGCAACATCGTCGAGGCCTACGAGTACTCCTGGCCCAAGCCGCGGGTCATCGTGCTCTCCTTCCCGCACAACCCCACCACGGCGACGGTCGACCTGGACTTCTTCCAGCGGGTCGTCGACTTCGCCCGGGAGCGGGAGATCGTCGTCGTCCACGACAACGCGTACGCCGACCTCGGCTTCGACGGCTGGGAGCCGCCCTCCATCCTGCAGGCGGACGGCGCCAAGGAGTGCGCCGTCGAGCTGTACTCCATGACGAAGTCGTTCTCGATGGCCGGCTGGCGGATGGCGTTCCTCGCCGGCAATCGCGAGGTGGTCGCGGCCCTGCAGAAGCTCAAGTCGTACCTGGACTACGGGGCCTTCCAGCCGATCCAGATCGCCGCGACGGTGACCCTGCAGGAGCGGCGGACTTCCCCCGAGAGGTGCAGCCAGTCTACCAGTCCCGGCGCGACGCACTGGTCAAGGGCCTGA
- a CDS encoding aminotransferase class I/II-fold pyridoxal phosphate-dependent enzyme: MQPVYQSRRDALVKGLNEIGWTVAAPKGTMFLWAPIPEPYKQMGSVEFASMLVKEAHVAVSPGVGFGPGGEGNVRFALIENEARIRQGMRGLRKALTRLG, encoded by the coding sequence GTGCAGCCAGTCTACCAGTCCCGGCGCGACGCACTGGTCAAGGGCCTGAACGAGATCGGCTGGACGGTCGCCGCACCCAAGGGCACGATGTTCCTCTGGGCGCCCATTCCCGAGCCGTACAAGCAGATGGGCTCGGTCGAGTTCGCCTCGATGCTGGTGAAGGAGGCGCACGTGGCGGTGTCGCCCGGCGTCGGCTTCGGCCCCGGCGGCGAGGGCAACGTGCGGTTCGCCCTCATCGAGAACGAGGCGCGCATCCGGCAGGGCATGCGCGGCCTGCGCAAGGCGCTGACCCGGCTCGGCTAG
- a CDS encoding saccharopine dehydrogenase family protein, producing MGKIVLFGATGYTGELTAEALKRRGARAVLAARSEQKLAELVARLEVDWPTAVADIADSASLEALLEPGDVLISTVGPFVRWGSVAADAAVRTGAHYVDSTGEGAFIRDIFENYGPRAEAAGITMLTALGYDWAPGNVAGAIAADADPSVTSIKVGYFNGGKPGKGSMSGGTMASSAGAMFYPSYAFLDGQVVTERTATRKHDFGEVDPGVPARGFSVGSSEALSLPRVYPQLKNVDVYLGWNDPDKVQAQAAALEPLLADEASRARLMAESEARTPGSTGGPDAETRAQSYAVILAEGADENGAVVSRVRLTGVNGYDFTAAFIALVAEKLLAGEVTRRGAIGPVEAFGLEKAAAYAAEAGIARE from the coding sequence ATGGGCAAGATTGTGCTGTTCGGAGCGACCGGCTACACCGGCGAGCTCACCGCGGAGGCGCTGAAGAGGCGCGGCGCGCGCGCAGTCCTCGCCGCGCGCAGCGAGCAGAAGCTCGCCGAGCTGGTCGCGCGCCTCGAGGTCGACTGGCCCACCGCGGTCGCCGACATCGCCGATTCGGCATCGCTCGAGGCGCTTCTGGAGCCCGGCGACGTGCTCATCTCGACCGTGGGGCCGTTCGTGCGCTGGGGCTCGGTCGCCGCCGACGCGGCCGTGCGCACCGGGGCACACTACGTCGACTCGACCGGCGAGGGCGCGTTCATCCGCGACATCTTCGAGAACTACGGGCCCCGCGCCGAGGCCGCGGGCATCACGATGCTGACGGCGCTGGGCTACGACTGGGCGCCCGGCAACGTCGCCGGAGCGATCGCTGCCGACGCGGACCCCTCCGTGACGTCGATCAAGGTCGGGTACTTCAACGGCGGCAAGCCGGGCAAGGGCAGCATGTCGGGCGGCACCATGGCCTCGAGCGCCGGCGCGATGTTCTACCCGTCGTACGCGTTCCTCGACGGGCAGGTCGTCACCGAGCGGACGGCGACGCGCAAGCACGACTTCGGCGAGGTCGATCCCGGCGTCCCGGCGCGCGGGTTCAGCGTAGGCTCCTCCGAGGCCCTGTCCCTTCCCCGGGTCTACCCGCAGCTGAAGAACGTCGACGTGTACCTGGGGTGGAACGACCCCGACAAGGTCCAGGCGCAGGCCGCCGCGCTCGAGCCGCTGCTGGCCGACGAGGCGAGCCGCGCGCGGCTGATGGCCGAGTCGGAGGCGAGGACGCCGGGGTCCACCGGCGGCCCGGACGCCGAGACGCGCGCCCAGTCGTACGCCGTGATCCTCGCCGAGGGCGCCGACGAGAACGGTGCGGTCGTGAGCCGGGTACGGCTCACCGGCGTCAACGGCTACGACTTCACCGCCGCGTTCATCGCGCTCGTCGCCGAGAAGCTGCTCGCCGGAGAGGTGACCCGACGCGGCGCGATCGGACCGGTGGAGGCGTTCGGGCTCGAGAAGGCCGCCGCGTACGCGGCGGAGGCGGGCATCGCCCGCGAGTGA
- a CDS encoding SGNH/GDSL hydrolase family protein: MSYQRYVAIGDSTTEGLEDPYPPHAHLYERHGHSLSPSHPEVAGSYRGWADRLAVHIADAQAEPLEYANLAIRGHRLADIRATQLDAALAMRPDVMTIVGGVNDASKISWDAHAVRGHIGYLFGKATRSGAVVLTFTMPDPAAINWLVRPLRRNIHELNEITREEAARFGVRVLDVAAHPVGVDPRLWHADRLHGTSLGHQRIALGLAYTLGLPGFDESWARPLPPADLGTWWQRRAGDRAWLRDYFIPFVRRHRRGESMGDGRTAKRPLPTVVGPEMSPETHTG; this comes from the coding sequence ATGAGCTACCAGCGCTACGTCGCGATCGGCGACTCGACCACCGAAGGCCTGGAAGACCCCTACCCGCCGCACGCGCACCTGTACGAGCGGCACGGGCACTCGCTGTCGCCGAGCCACCCCGAGGTCGCCGGGTCGTACCGGGGCTGGGCGGACCGGCTCGCCGTGCACATCGCCGACGCGCAGGCCGAGCCGCTGGAGTACGCGAACCTGGCGATCCGCGGCCACCGGCTCGCCGACATCCGCGCGACCCAGCTGGACGCGGCGCTGGCCATGCGCCCGGACGTCATGACGATCGTCGGCGGTGTCAACGACGCGTCCAAGATCTCGTGGGACGCGCATGCGGTGCGCGGGCACATCGGCTACCTGTTCGGCAAGGCGACGCGGTCCGGCGCGGTGGTGCTGACCTTCACGATGCCCGACCCGGCGGCGATCAACTGGCTCGTCCGGCCGCTGCGGCGCAACATCCACGAGCTCAACGAGATCACCCGCGAGGAAGCCGCGCGCTTCGGCGTCCGGGTGCTCGACGTCGCCGCGCATCCGGTCGGGGTGGACCCCCGGCTGTGGCACGCCGACCGGCTGCACGGCACCAGCCTCGGGCACCAGCGCATCGCTCTCGGCCTGGCGTACACCCTGGGGCTCCCGGGCTTCGACGAGTCGTGGGCGCGGCCGCTGCCGCCGGCCGACCTCGGCACCTGGTGGCAGCGGCGGGCCGGCGACCGGGCCTGGCTGCGCGACTACTTCATCCCCTTCGTGCGACGGCACCGCCGGGGTGAGTCGATGGGCGACGGGCGTACGGCGAAGCGTCCGCTGCCCACTGTCGTCGGCCCGGAGATGTCGCCCGAGACGCACACCGGCTAG
- a CDS encoding ester cyclase — protein MSNLASPAAHRIFHAINSGDLSCIPECVTADFVDHGSPFPIPAGPEGYTRILRFVTDVLRIQYTIEELIETADRIVVRATARGSGVADFHGSDLVGVPYEMQTLHIYRTQDDLLAEHWGVRDELGAMRRMEASVAAPR, from the coding sequence ATGTCGAACCTCGCCTCGCCCGCCGCCCATCGAATCTTCCACGCCATCAACTCGGGCGACCTGTCGTGCATACCCGAGTGCGTGACCGCGGACTTCGTGGATCACGGCTCACCCTTTCCCATCCCTGCGGGACCGGAGGGGTACACCCGGATCCTCCGCTTCGTCACCGACGTGCTCCGCATCCAGTACACGATCGAGGAACTGATCGAGACTGCCGACCGCATCGTCGTACGGGCCACCGCTCGCGGCAGCGGTGTCGCCGACTTCCATGGCTCGGACCTCGTCGGCGTCCCGTACGAGATGCAGACCCTGCACATCTACCGCACGCAGGACGATCTCCTCGCCGAGCACTGGGGGGTGCGCGACGAGCTGGGCGCGATGCGCCGAATGGAGGCGTCGGTAGCGGCACCGCGATGA
- a CDS encoding TetR/AcrR family transcriptional regulator, with the protein MSRRAYDNSARQIAARATRARILAAAYELLVSTGYASLSIADLARAAQVSPQTIYNAIGGKAEVLKACYDVTLAGDDESVAMSDRPEFKAMFTSESAGDYLERYARWCRVIGQRVEPIIGAFIRPGSADSGVAAFLATIEGERRTGTTHAMTRLRDVHGLRPGLALSRAVDIAWTLNSPEVYDRLVNRCGWSAAAYERWLAGQLKAGLL; encoded by the coding sequence GTGTCAAGACGCGCGTACGACAACTCCGCACGGCAGATCGCTGCGCGGGCGACCCGGGCGAGGATCCTGGCGGCGGCCTACGAGCTACTGGTGAGCACCGGATACGCGTCGCTGTCCATCGCCGATCTGGCGCGCGCTGCGCAGGTGAGCCCGCAGACGATCTACAACGCGATCGGCGGAAAGGCGGAGGTGCTCAAGGCGTGCTACGACGTCACGCTCGCCGGCGACGACGAGTCGGTGGCGATGAGCGATCGCCCGGAGTTCAAGGCGATGTTCACCAGCGAGTCGGCCGGTGACTACCTCGAGAGGTACGCCCGGTGGTGCCGCGTGATCGGTCAGCGGGTCGAGCCGATCATCGGAGCCTTCATCCGACCCGGATCCGCCGACTCCGGCGTCGCAGCCTTCCTGGCCACGATCGAAGGCGAACGGCGCACGGGAACCACCCACGCGATGACGCGGCTGCGCGACGTCCACGGCTTGCGGCCGGGCCTTGCCCTCTCTCGGGCGGTGGACATCGCCTGGACGCTCAACTCGCCGGAGGTCTACGACCGGCTGGTGAATCGGTGCGGGTGGAGCGCCGCGGCGTACGAGCGGTGGCTCGCCGGCCAGCTGAAGGCCGGGCTGCTCTAG